The Gammaproteobacteria bacterium genome includes the window CAGACGTGATGGGCTTGGTCATGGTCATGTCCAGGTGGCAGCAGGGGCCGCACTTGAGCCGCGATTATACGCAATTTTGTCATGACACAGCATATGTCAATCACTCAACCCGATGCCTATTGGGGATTTCCCCACCCCACGGGACCGATATACTACGGTGCATCTATTTTTCTTCGGTGAGGCCTCATGGACACCAAACCCGTTCAATTCATCAAGCGGCACAACTACCAGCGCATCGGCAAGGACAAGGTCGTGCGCTTGCGGTACGTCGTCTTCGAACAGGGCAGCGAACAGGCGCTGGCCTACCGTGATGATCTTATCTATCTGCACGGCGGGTATGGCGGGGCCTTCCCGAAGGTCGAGCAGGTGCTCGAGGGCCTGACCGTCGATGCCAAGGCCGAGGTGCACCTGGAACCGGCCGAGTGCTACGGTGAGCGTGACCCCGCCCTGGAAATGGCCGTGCCCCTCGAGGCGATCCCCACCGAGGCACGCACGCCCGGTACGCAGTTGGAGGGCGAGGCCCCGGACGGCAGCGCCCGCCCCTTCGTGGTGACGGCCGTCAATGAGACCGAGGTGCGCGTCGACGGCAACCACCCGCTGGCGGGCAAGCGGTTGCACTTCATGTTCGAGGTCATGGATATCCGCGCAGCGACCCAGGCCGAACTCGATGCCGGCTATGCCTTCAGCCTGTCCGGCTGACCGAACTCCCGCAGCCCACCCTGCCTGCACCGCAAAGCCCGATGCCCATCCCGGCACCACCGTCCCCACCGTCCCCAC containing:
- a CDS encoding peptidylprolyl isomerase; translation: MDTKPVQFIKRHNYQRIGKDKVVRLRYVVFEQGSEQALAYRDDLIYLHGGYGGAFPKVEQVLEGLTVDAKAEVHLEPAECYGERDPALEMAVPLEAIPTEARTPGTQLEGEAPDGSARPFVVTAVNETEVRVDGNHPLAGKRLHFMFEVMDIRAATQAELDAGYAFSLSG